In a single window of the Caulobacter soli genome:
- a CDS encoding TonB-dependent receptor: MTSILGLATVLGLSPVAVMAQTAGAQQSTAVDEVFVTAQRRDERARDVPIAITSVSATQLEAANVVQLSDVTRLAPALRFDSNGSFTQPTIRGVGTAVTTSGGGPNVGIYVDGFYIANPESTTFDLPNIKSIQVLKGPQGTLFGRNTTGGAILVTTADPSTTNAAEVKASYGRFNAQDYQAYATFGLSDKVAFDVEGQLRKGDGYFTNTINNDDKVGAYENWSIRTGLKFEISDKASVLLRYGHSETDDPSLLLANAYVDKNGSSGMLSRVPTAAYGTNSTTGRQLVYYYAPTGTYQTEPGKVAFDPNAPVSFTNQSDTYQGTVKADLGFADLTSYTQYRKESAVNLEDLDSTALNLFNIYIGIENRTVTQEFLLTSKPGTRLQWTAGAYYFKNRDTYIVNAAFGTPPYIPFGGSSTTTYSYAGYADLTYAITPKLFLTGGARYGHDEVKDAYYKIQFVQTKVPADDYPTNKLTPRVVLRYEPTDTSSVYASYNRGYKAGILNVGGQSTKQIKPEDIDALEAGYKYDGARLSFDLASYYYFYKNLQVSSFQSGLADITNAAKARIYGLEGSARYRLSDAFDLSAGAAYTHARYRAFPAATYSSYCDSTGAVAALACGAIGPGSLTQTSNDSAGYQMPRAPDFTGNIGLNYHAPVANGQLTVSGNLYYTSKFYFDSSKQFSQNGYEVLALRAQWVDPSERYTFAVFGDNLTDKRYRVQVLSNTLGIGSVWNSPATWGASFSAKF; this comes from the coding sequence ATGACGTCGATACTCGGTCTCGCGACCGTGCTGGGCCTGTCGCCCGTCGCGGTGATGGCCCAGACGGCCGGGGCGCAGCAGTCGACCGCGGTGGACGAAGTCTTCGTGACGGCGCAGCGCCGCGATGAGCGCGCCCGCGACGTGCCGATCGCCATCACCTCGGTCAGCGCCACCCAGCTGGAAGCGGCCAACGTGGTCCAGCTGTCGGACGTGACGCGCCTGGCGCCGGCCCTGCGGTTCGACAGCAACGGCAGCTTCACTCAGCCCACCATCCGCGGCGTCGGCACGGCCGTCACCACCTCGGGCGGCGGGCCCAATGTCGGCATCTATGTGGACGGCTTCTACATCGCCAACCCGGAGTCGACGACGTTCGACCTGCCCAACATCAAGAGCATCCAGGTGCTCAAGGGGCCGCAGGGCACGCTGTTCGGCCGCAACACGACGGGCGGCGCCATCCTGGTGACGACCGCCGATCCCAGCACCACCAACGCGGCCGAGGTCAAGGCCAGCTATGGCCGGTTCAACGCCCAGGACTACCAGGCCTACGCCACCTTCGGCCTCAGCGACAAAGTCGCGTTCGACGTCGAGGGGCAGCTGCGCAAGGGCGATGGCTATTTCACCAATACGATCAACAACGACGACAAGGTCGGCGCCTACGAGAACTGGTCGATCCGCACGGGGCTGAAGTTCGAGATCTCGGACAAGGCCTCGGTCCTGCTCCGCTACGGCCACTCGGAAACCGACGACCCGTCGCTGCTGCTGGCCAACGCCTATGTCGACAAGAACGGCAGCTCGGGCATGCTCTCGCGCGTGCCCACCGCGGCCTACGGGACCAACAGCACCACCGGCCGACAGCTGGTCTACTACTACGCCCCGACCGGGACCTATCAGACTGAGCCGGGCAAGGTGGCGTTCGACCCCAATGCGCCGGTGTCCTTCACCAACCAGTCGGACACGTATCAAGGCACGGTCAAGGCCGACCTCGGCTTCGCCGACCTGACCTCGTACACCCAGTATCGCAAGGAGTCGGCGGTCAATCTGGAAGACCTGGATTCGACCGCGCTCAATCTCTTCAACATCTATATCGGCATCGAAAACCGGACCGTCACGCAGGAGTTCCTGCTGACCTCCAAGCCGGGCACGCGGCTGCAATGGACGGCCGGCGCCTACTACTTCAAGAACCGCGACACCTACATCGTCAACGCCGCGTTCGGCACGCCGCCGTACATCCCGTTCGGTGGGTCGAGCACGACCACCTATTCGTACGCGGGCTACGCCGACCTGACCTACGCGATCACGCCCAAGCTGTTCCTGACCGGCGGCGCGCGCTACGGCCATGACGAAGTCAAGGACGCCTATTACAAGATCCAGTTCGTCCAGACCAAGGTTCCGGCGGACGACTATCCGACCAACAAGCTGACGCCGCGCGTCGTGCTGCGGTACGAGCCCACCGACACCTCCAGCGTCTACGCCTCGTACAATCGGGGCTACAAGGCGGGGATCTTGAACGTCGGCGGCCAGTCGACCAAGCAGATCAAGCCCGAGGATATCGACGCGCTGGAGGCCGGCTACAAGTACGACGGCGCGCGCCTGTCGTTCGACTTGGCCAGCTACTATTACTTCTACAAGAACCTGCAGGTCTCCAGCTTCCAGAGCGGGTTGGCCGACATCACCAACGCCGCCAAGGCGCGGATCTATGGCCTGGAAGGTTCGGCGCGTTACCGGCTTTCGGACGCCTTCGACCTGAGCGCCGGCGCGGCCTACACCCATGCCCGCTACCGCGCGTTCCCGGCGGCGACCTATTCCAGCTATTGCGACTCGACCGGCGCGGTCGCGGCCCTGGCCTGCGGCGCGATCGGCCCTGGCTCGCTCACCCAGACCAGCAATGACTCGGCCGGCTACCAGATGCCGCGCGCGCCGGACTTCACCGGCAACATCGGGCTGAACTATCACGCCCCGGTGGCCAACGGTCAGCTGACCGTGTCCGGCAATCTCTACTATACTTCGAAGTTCTACTTCGACTCGTCCAAGCAGTTCTCGCAGAACGGCTACGAAGTCCTGGCGCTGCGGGCGCAGTGGGTCGACCCGTCGGAGCGCTACACCTTCGCGGTGTTCGGCGACAATCTCACCGACAAGCGCTACCGCGTTCAGGTGCTCTCAAACACCCTGGGCATTGGATCGGTGTGGAATTCGCCGGCCACCTGGGGGGCGTCATTCAGCGCCAAGTTCTGA
- a CDS encoding SDR family NAD(P)-dependent oxidoreductase — protein MQTGLNGRVAIITGATANIGRAIALSLAAEGAIVVAVGRDEEAGARLTALCRERGATEARFVAADLTDPASPARILEAASALGGVAVLVNNVGGNVGAGFFAESDPTTWAGDLDLNLGTVLRMTHAVLPGMIAAKAGAIVNIGSTAGLVGDYMLPVYSAAKAAVHGFTKVLAKEVGQHGIRVNCVAPYGTVSRDPEAFSSGSRFNRDNGFFAKAFAGSSPEDAAKRARQTVVGRPVATPEEVASLAVYLASDLAGFITGQVYPVDGGSLL, from the coding sequence ATGCAGACAGGACTCAACGGTCGCGTGGCGATCATCACCGGCGCCACCGCCAATATCGGCCGCGCCATCGCCCTGAGCCTGGCCGCCGAGGGCGCCATCGTCGTGGCCGTGGGGCGCGACGAAGAGGCCGGCGCGCGGTTGACGGCGCTGTGCCGCGAGCGGGGCGCGACCGAAGCCCGCTTCGTCGCCGCGGACCTGACCGATCCCGCCTCCCCCGCCCGCATCCTCGAAGCAGCGTCAGCGCTCGGCGGGGTCGCGGTGCTGGTCAACAATGTCGGCGGCAATGTCGGCGCGGGCTTTTTCGCCGAGTCCGATCCCACCACCTGGGCCGGCGATCTGGATCTCAACCTGGGCACCGTGCTGCGCATGACCCATGCCGTGCTGCCCGGCATGATCGCCGCCAAGGCCGGCGCGATCGTCAACATCGGCTCGACCGCGGGCCTGGTCGGCGACTACATGCTGCCGGTCTATTCGGCCGCCAAGGCCGCGGTGCACGGCTTCACCAAGGTGCTGGCCAAGGAGGTCGGCCAGCACGGGATCCGGGTCAATTGCGTGGCGCCCTACGGCACGGTGTCGCGCGATCCGGAAGCCTTCAGCAGCGGCAGCCGCTTCAATCGCGACAACGGCTTCTTCGCCAAGGCCTTCGCCGGCTCGAGCCCGGAGGACGCCGCCAAGCGCGCCCGCCAGACCGTGGTCGGCCGGCCCGTGGCGACGCCTGAAGAGGTCGCCTCGCTGGCGGTCTATCTGGCCTCGGACCTGGCCGGCTTCATCACCGGCCAGGTCTATCCGGTGGATGGCGGCAGCCTGCTCTAG
- a CDS encoding VOC family protein: protein MLTVARYGTRDLARARAFYDPIAQLLGAGLAFERPDLIAYKGAEGGMFLVGKPFEGEATVGNGNQIGFLAASRALVDAVHAKALELGGKCEGAPGVRGPDPNGFYGAYFRDLDGNKLTVFHMGGGHA, encoded by the coding sequence ATGCTGACCGTCGCTCGATACGGGACCCGCGACTTGGCGCGGGCCCGCGCCTTCTACGATCCGATCGCCCAGTTGCTGGGGGCGGGGCTGGCGTTCGAACGGCCGGACCTGATCGCCTACAAGGGGGCCGAAGGCGGGATGTTCCTCGTCGGCAAGCCCTTCGAGGGCGAGGCCACGGTGGGCAACGGCAATCAGATCGGCTTCCTGGCCGCCAGCCGCGCGCTGGTCGACGCGGTCCACGCCAAGGCGCTGGAACTGGGCGGCAAGTGCGAGGGGGCTCCGGGCGTGCGCGGTCCCGATCCGAACGGCTTCTACGGCGCCTATTTCCGTGACCTGGACGGCAACAAGCTGACGGTCTTCCACATGGGCGGCGGGCACGCCTAG
- a CDS encoding sugar phosphate isomerase/epimerase family protein produces MSRPTSRLGIELLSVFGMNPVEQVTLAADLGCGHISTGLTPFPVNPHGYAPWSLNDDPALRREMIAAMRDRGVEISLGEGFSVRPTVDVRERGQDLDIMAELGAACLGGVAMDPDPARVADQFGVLAEMAGERGLQVTIEFAPGLAVSTLEQALALVAQVNRPNFRVLVDSMHFFRSGGDVAALAALDPNLIGYAQLCDAPRVAADPDYMREATFDRRPPGAGELPLADFVAALPRDVVIGLEIPMLARAQAGASPMDRLGPAVEAARRLIEV; encoded by the coding sequence ATGAGCCGGCCCACGAGCCGGCTGGGGATCGAACTGCTGAGCGTGTTCGGCATGAACCCGGTCGAGCAGGTGACGTTGGCCGCGGATCTGGGCTGCGGCCATATCTCGACCGGCCTGACGCCCTTTCCGGTCAATCCCCACGGCTATGCGCCGTGGTCGCTGAACGACGATCCGGCGCTGCGTCGCGAGATGATCGCGGCGATGCGCGACCGAGGCGTGGAGATTTCGCTGGGCGAAGGCTTTTCGGTTCGTCCCACGGTCGATGTCCGCGAGCGAGGACAGGACCTGGACATCATGGCCGAGCTGGGGGCGGCCTGCCTGGGCGGCGTGGCGATGGATCCCGATCCCGCGCGGGTCGCCGACCAATTCGGCGTCCTGGCCGAGATGGCGGGCGAGCGCGGTCTTCAGGTGACCATCGAATTCGCCCCGGGCCTGGCCGTCTCCACGCTGGAGCAGGCGCTGGCTCTGGTCGCCCAGGTGAACCGTCCCAACTTTCGGGTGCTGGTCGACTCCATGCACTTCTTCCGCTCGGGCGGAGACGTGGCCGCGCTGGCGGCGCTGGATCCGAATCTGATCGGCTACGCCCAGCTGTGCGACGCCCCGCGCGTGGCGGCCGATCCCGACTACATGCGTGAGGCGACGTTCGACCGGCGCCCGCCCGGCGCGGGTGAGCTGCCGCTGGCCGACTTCGTCGCCGCCCTGCCGCGCGACGTTGTCATCGGCCTGGAGATCCCGATGCTGGCGCGAGCGCAAGCCGGGGCGTCACCGATGGACCGCCTGGGTCCCGCCGTAGAGGCGGCCCGGCGACTGATTGAAGTCTAG
- a CDS encoding zinc-binding dehydrogenase, which yields MKAAYIQNGKVHVGEMPDPTPAKGQVLVRTHSCGMCASEQHFVHSGQHVIDLSKKFGGAYASLDMTRPFVPGHEYVGEVIDYGPGSLRPIKPGRRVTSVPVMRQEGRHAVIGFSHECPGGWGEYMLLDEAAVMEVPSDLDDDLAAMTEPLAVGLEHARRGHPVAGDIPLVVGCGAIGLGVIAGLRIAGIAPIVAADFHPERRALALKMGADIAVDPREISPYAPLPDLGGKRVNLVYECVGLPGLLQQIIESVGFEARVVMGGYCMAPEQIYVFAAQNKRLTIHFAAGEEQQDMELALRSIANGTIDIAPWVGARIGLSGVAAALDEMSGPTAPVRTVIDPRKL from the coding sequence ATGAAGGCCGCCTACATCCAGAACGGCAAGGTCCACGTCGGCGAGATGCCCGACCCCACGCCGGCCAAAGGCCAGGTGCTGGTGCGCACCCACAGCTGCGGCATGTGCGCCTCCGAACAGCATTTCGTGCACAGCGGCCAGCACGTGATCGACCTGTCGAAGAAGTTCGGCGGCGCCTATGCCAGCCTCGACATGACGCGGCCTTTCGTGCCCGGCCACGAATATGTCGGCGAGGTCATCGACTACGGTCCCGGCAGCCTGCGGCCCATCAAACCGGGGCGCAGGGTGACCTCGGTTCCGGTCATGCGTCAGGAAGGGCGGCACGCGGTCATCGGCTTCAGCCATGAATGTCCGGGCGGCTGGGGTGAGTACATGCTGCTGGACGAGGCCGCTGTCATGGAGGTTCCGTCGGACCTCGACGACGATCTGGCGGCGATGACCGAGCCGCTGGCCGTCGGGCTGGAGCACGCCCGTCGCGGGCATCCCGTCGCCGGCGACATCCCGTTGGTGGTGGGCTGCGGCGCCATCGGACTGGGGGTGATCGCCGGACTGAGGATCGCCGGGATCGCCCCGATCGTCGCCGCCGACTTCCACCCCGAGCGCCGCGCCCTGGCCCTGAAGATGGGCGCCGACATCGCCGTCGACCCGCGCGAGATCTCGCCCTACGCGCCCCTGCCGGACCTTGGCGGCAAGCGCGTGAACCTGGTCTATGAATGCGTCGGCCTGCCGGGCCTGTTGCAGCAGATCATCGAGTCCGTCGGCTTCGAGGCCCGCGTGGTGATGGGCGGCTACTGCATGGCGCCCGAGCAGATCTACGTCTTCGCCGCCCAGAACAAGCGGCTGACCATTCACTTCGCCGCCGGCGAGGAGCAGCAGGACATGGAGCTGGCCCTGCGCTCGATCGCTAACGGCACGATCGATATCGCACCCTGGGTGGGCGCGCGCATCGGCCTGTCGGGCGTGGCCGCCGCGCTCGACGAGATGTCGGGCCCGACCGCGCCGGTGCGCACGGTCATCGACCCGCGCAAGCTATGA
- a CDS encoding nuclear transport factor 2 family protein: MTDVNALADRFAITDLIYRYCRAVDRLDHALGYSIWHPDGTADYGEAVYQGDGRGFIDFVIGQHRQTLACSHQVTNIVLEVDGDRAASEAYHIAALRIARGEQVFEITVRGRYIDRWSRRDGRWGIDHRITVRDFDDMRPVTPLGAESAGRRDSSDPSYAVLHSVKG, from the coding sequence ATGACCGACGTGAACGCCCTCGCTGACCGCTTCGCGATCACCGACCTGATCTATCGCTATTGCCGCGCGGTCGACCGGCTGGACCACGCCCTGGGCTATTCGATCTGGCACCCCGACGGGACCGCCGACTATGGCGAGGCCGTCTATCAGGGCGACGGGCGCGGCTTCATCGACTTCGTCATCGGTCAGCACCGCCAGACGCTGGCCTGCTCGCATCAGGTCACCAACATTGTCCTGGAGGTGGACGGCGACCGGGCGGCCAGCGAGGCCTACCACATCGCCGCGCTGCGGATCGCACGGGGCGAGCAGGTGTTCGAGATCACCGTCCGAGGCCGCTATATCGACCGCTGGTCCAGGCGCGATGGCCGCTGGGGGATCGATCACCGCATCACCGTCCGCGACTTCGACGACATGCGTCCCGTCACGCCGCTGGGCGCCGAAAGCGCCGGTCGTCGCGACTCCAGCGACCCGTCCTACGCCGTCCTGCACAGCGTGAAAGGCTGA
- a CDS encoding SDR family NAD(P)-dependent oxidoreductase: MSFLAKYGPWAVVAGASEGTGQAFARRLAADGVNCVLIARREAPLTALADELRARHGVDCITASIDLAKSDAFDRIVEAVGEREVGLFIANAGGDPHGTTFLDQPVDSWIDLITRNVTTAVRCCHHFGGKMRERGTGGLLLVGSGACYGGANNMAVYSGSKAFDMCLAEGLWAELKPHGVDVLYLSLGRTDTPELRRFLTEKGLPVPSDLATPEAVAELGLERLPHGPIQNFGQADDEVGRLPQSAAQRRQRVEMIAQASQAIYGKK, encoded by the coding sequence ATGAGCTTCCTGGCGAAATACGGCCCCTGGGCCGTCGTCGCCGGCGCGTCCGAGGGGACGGGCCAGGCCTTCGCGCGGCGTCTCGCCGCCGACGGCGTCAACTGCGTGCTGATCGCCCGGCGTGAGGCGCCGCTGACGGCCCTCGCCGATGAGCTGCGCGCACGGCACGGCGTCGACTGCATCACCGCGTCGATCGACCTGGCCAAGAGCGACGCCTTCGACCGGATCGTCGAGGCCGTGGGCGAGCGCGAGGTCGGGCTGTTCATCGCCAACGCCGGCGGCGACCCGCACGGCACGACGTTCCTGGACCAGCCGGTCGACTCCTGGATCGATCTGATCACCCGCAACGTCACGACCGCCGTGCGCTGCTGCCACCATTTCGGGGGCAAGATGCGCGAGCGCGGGACGGGCGGCCTGCTGCTGGTCGGCTCGGGCGCCTGCTATGGCGGGGCCAACAACATGGCGGTCTATTCCGGCAGCAAGGCCTTCGACATGTGCCTGGCCGAAGGTTTGTGGGCCGAGCTGAAGCCGCATGGCGTCGACGTGCTGTACCTGTCGCTGGGCCGCACCGACACGCCCGAGCTGCGCCGCTTCCTGACGGAGAAGGGCCTGCCGGTTCCGTCCGACCTGGCCACGCCGGAAGCTGTGGCGGAACTGGGCCTGGAGCGTCTGCCGCACGGCCCGATCCAGAATTTCGGCCAGGCCGACGACGAGGTGGGACGGCTTCCGCAGTCGGCCGCCCAGCGCCGCCAGCGGGTCGAGATGATCGCCCAGGCCAGCCAGGCCATCTACGGCAAGAAATAG
- a CDS encoding VOC family protein, translating to MSTGRHYQNAYVTRNLDKAVEGFKQYADLRALMEIEVPVKVWTPKGEGTGVQKLAFAWVGDLNYELIEPKDGDVLAIYRDALPADDRLVFHHVCHVVDDFDALMKRVESQPFPVVLKGGTPGLLEFVYVDTRPWLGHYTEYVWMAPERWTAMGGR from the coding sequence ATGAGCACGGGCCGCCACTACCAGAACGCCTATGTGACCCGGAACCTCGACAAGGCGGTCGAGGGCTTCAAGCAGTACGCCGACCTGCGCGCGCTGATGGAGATCGAGGTTCCCGTCAAGGTCTGGACGCCAAAGGGCGAGGGCACGGGCGTGCAGAAGCTGGCCTTCGCCTGGGTCGGGGACCTGAACTATGAACTGATCGAGCCCAAGGACGGCGACGTTCTGGCGATCTATCGTGATGCTCTGCCTGCGGACGATCGTCTGGTCTTCCACCATGTCTGCCACGTGGTCGACGACTTCGACGCGCTGATGAAGCGCGTCGAGAGCCAGCCGTTTCCGGTCGTGCTGAAGGGCGGCACGCCGGGCCTGTTGGAGTTCGTCTACGTCGATACGCGGCCGTGGCTGGGCCACTATACCGAGTACGTTTGGATGGCGCCCGAGCGCTGGACCGCGATGGGCGGACGATGA
- a CDS encoding sulfotransferase family protein encodes MSAPLVADALVEQAMKNTGLDRFDSNSWREGLDVLLADYNKSEHPEPLLARMSGNLVQMLSDRLSTTDYLAKRPELLERPIERPLFVFGMPRTGTTLLSNLLACDPARRSALTWEIEEPVPPPTTATLKTDPRAIAKLAQEKAMLEARPEMGKYYRNSAVYPNECMFFMMHDFKGLAYESRGKLPAYRDWLLSTDMTSTYQYHKRFLQLLQADAPGNWNLKMPSHALWLETLLKTYPDAKLVWAHRDPFTATSSFCSILSMAHRGYTGQIDYEWLGEDCPYQAQLHLDRIMDTREKLGHDRIVDIHYADITRDPMAAIRKLYADLGDTLSAEAEAAMLAWLADNPQGKFGKHEYALEQYGLSVEKLAPRFERYLSQYDVAREG; translated from the coding sequence ATGAGCGCACCGCTCGTCGCCGACGCGCTTGTCGAACAGGCCATGAAGAACACCGGCCTGGACCGGTTCGATTCCAATTCCTGGCGCGAAGGGCTGGACGTCCTGCTCGCCGACTACAACAAGAGCGAACACCCCGAGCCGCTGCTGGCGCGGATGAGCGGCAACCTCGTCCAGATGCTCAGCGACCGCCTGTCGACCACCGACTACCTGGCCAAGCGTCCGGAGCTGCTGGAGCGTCCGATCGAGCGCCCGCTGTTCGTGTTCGGCATGCCGCGCACCGGCACGACCCTGCTCAGCAACCTGCTGGCCTGCGACCCGGCCCGCCGTTCGGCCCTGACCTGGGAAATCGAGGAGCCGGTGCCGCCCCCAACCACGGCGACGCTGAAGACCGATCCGCGCGCCATCGCCAAGCTGGCTCAGGAAAAGGCGATGCTGGAAGCCCGCCCGGAGATGGGCAAGTACTACCGCAACTCGGCCGTCTACCCGAACGAGTGCATGTTCTTCATGATGCACGACTTCAAGGGCCTGGCCTACGAGTCCCGGGGCAAGCTGCCGGCCTATCGCGACTGGCTGCTGTCGACCGACATGACCTCGACCTACCAGTACCACAAGCGCTTCCTGCAGCTGCTGCAGGCCGACGCGCCGGGCAACTGGAACCTGAAGATGCCCAGCCACGCGCTGTGGCTGGAGACGCTGCTCAAGACCTATCCCGACGCCAAGCTGGTGTGGGCGCACCGCGACCCGTTCACCGCCACCAGCTCGTTCTGCAGCATCCTGTCGATGGCTCACCGAGGCTATACCGGCCAGATCGACTACGAATGGCTGGGCGAGGACTGTCCCTATCAGGCCCAACTGCACCTGGACCGGATCATGGACACCCGCGAAAAGCTGGGTCACGACCGGATCGTCGACATCCACTACGCCGACATCACCCGCGACCCGATGGCCGCTATCCGCAAGCTCTACGCCGACCTGGGCGACACGCTGTCCGCCGAGGCCGAGGCGGCGATGCTGGCCTGGCTGGCCGACAACCCGCAGGGCAAGTTCGGCAAGCATGAATATGCGCTGGAGCAGTACGGCCTGTCGGTCGAGAAGCTGGCGCCGCGTTTCGAGCGCTACCTGTCGCAGTACGACGTCGCGCGCGAGGGTTGA
- a CDS encoding helix-turn-helix transcriptional regulator, which yields MKADTFTQSVFEAELPIPHGMARIMRFANDRPTNHIFRRNDHYWLDLCLTPRPENARGCYPERWGPHRFERLGEIFLLPPGEALHVRTEAGENQASIVCEIYAQAVDRWLPGGLEWTDRRLAGGLDIVHPHIRACLSRLAEEARRGGTGSSTLAELVAGQLAIEVARYCEAIAEGPITGGLASWRLHLIDERLHKGGAPPSLEELAELCNLSVRQLTRGFRSSRGCTIGDHIAQTRIEMAKRLLASDDSIKSIAFALGFVSPSSFSYAFGRATGITPLRFRQRHLRKHI from the coding sequence ATGAAGGCCGACACCTTTACCCAGAGCGTCTTCGAGGCCGAGTTGCCCATCCCCCACGGGATGGCGCGCATCATGCGGTTCGCCAACGACCGTCCGACCAACCACATCTTCCGCCGCAACGACCACTACTGGCTCGATCTGTGCCTGACGCCGCGCCCGGAGAACGCCCGTGGCTGCTATCCCGAGCGCTGGGGTCCGCACCGGTTCGAGCGGCTGGGCGAGATCTTCCTGCTGCCGCCCGGCGAGGCCCTGCACGTCCGCACCGAGGCGGGCGAGAACCAGGCCTCGATCGTCTGCGAGATCTACGCCCAGGCGGTCGACCGCTGGCTGCCCGGCGGCCTGGAATGGACGGATCGGCGCCTGGCGGGCGGGCTCGACATCGTTCACCCGCACATCCGCGCATGCCTGTCGCGCCTGGCCGAAGAGGCGCGACGGGGCGGCACCGGCAGCTCGACCCTGGCCGAACTGGTCGCGGGCCAGCTGGCGATCGAGGTGGCGCGCTATTGCGAGGCCATCGCCGAGGGACCCATCACCGGCGGCCTGGCCTCCTGGCGGCTGCACCTGATCGACGAGCGCCTGCACAAGGGCGGCGCGCCGCCGTCGCTGGAGGAACTGGCCGAGCTCTGCAACCTGTCGGTCCGTCAGTTGACGCGCGGTTTCCGCTCCAGCCGCGGCTGCACGATCGGCGACCACATCGCCCAGACGCGCATCGAAATGGCCAAGCGCCTGCTGGCCTCGGACGACAGCATCAAGTCGATCGCCTTCGCGCTCGGCTTCGTCTCGCCCTCCAGCTTCTCCTATGCGTTCGGTCGGGCCACCGGCATCACGCCCCTGCGTTTCCGCCAGCGGCACCTGCGAAAACACATCTGA
- a CDS encoding SDR family NAD(P)-dependent oxidoreductase, whose product MAKGLFDCTGKVTLVTGGNSGIGLGFARGVAKVGGDVVIWARNAERNAEAAEDLLKAGAGRVRTYQVDVTSEEQVIEGYKQLVADLGRIDCVFANSGRSAKQHALLDMPTEEWHDLLNLNLHGTFFTLREGARAMVKRAEAGEPGGSLVGCGSLSMFQGLAGRQNYAASKGALGAIIRGMAVEFGKYNIRANTIAPGFIVTGMMAGAQQVVDMFAQRTPIGRAGQPEDFEGIGAFLASDASSFVTGETITVDGGYMVRPM is encoded by the coding sequence ATGGCTAAGGGTCTTTTCGATTGCACGGGCAAGGTCACGCTCGTCACCGGCGGCAACAGCGGCATCGGCCTGGGCTTCGCCCGGGGCGTGGCAAAAGTGGGCGGCGACGTCGTCATCTGGGCCCGCAACGCCGAGCGCAACGCCGAGGCCGCCGAGGATCTGCTGAAGGCCGGCGCGGGCCGCGTGCGCACCTACCAGGTCGACGTCACCTCCGAAGAACAGGTCATCGAGGGCTACAAGCAACTGGTCGCCGACCTGGGTCGTATCGACTGCGTGTTCGCCAATTCGGGCCGCTCGGCCAAGCAGCACGCCCTGCTGGATATGCCGACCGAGGAATGGCACGACCTGCTGAACCTGAACCTGCACGGCACCTTCTTCACCCTGCGCGAAGGCGCCCGGGCCATGGTCAAGCGCGCCGAGGCCGGCGAGCCGGGCGGCAGCCTGGTGGGCTGCGGCAGCCTGTCGATGTTCCAGGGCCTGGCCGGTCGCCAGAACTACGCCGCCTCCAAGGGCGCCCTGGGCGCGATCATCCGCGGCATGGCCGTCGAGTTCGGCAAGTACAACATCCGCGCCAACACCATCGCGCCGGGCTTCATCGTCACCGGCATGATGGCCGGCGCCCAACAGGTGGTCGACATGTTCGCCCAGCGCACGCCGATCGGCCGCGCGGGCCAACCCGAGGACTTCGAGGGGATCGGCGCCTTCCTGGCCAGCGACGCCTCGTCGTTCGTGACCGGCGAGACCATCACGGTCGACGGCGGTTACATGGTCCGGCCGATGTGA